GTCTAGATAATAAAAATTTTTCAAGTAGTTATGGCGAATCCAAGCTAAGACTTGATGAGCTTCAAGCTAAATTTTTAAGGCTTGATGCAGAGGCTAATGATAAAGTGTTTGAATACAATGCGACGCGTGATACAAATAATTCAAAAGCGATAATGTATGAGCTTAGTTTATATCACTCAAATATGGCTCAACTTGATGAGCAAGTTGGCATACTTTCAGAGCAAATTCGTCAGCGTCAAAGTGAGCTAAATGAGCTTTATAATAAAATATCACAGACTCAAACAAGTTATAGCCTTATGCTTAAAGAGAAAGATATAATGGATCCGATATTTAAAAAAGGTCTTGTAAGTGAGGTTGAGTACCTTCAACTGCAAAGGCAATTAAGTGGTTTAAAGGGTGAACTTGATGCTGCAAGACTATCGGTACCACGTGTGGAATCAACCATAAAAGAGGCACAAAATAAAATAACCGAAAGTAAACTTGCATTTAAAAACAATGCTAAAAAAGAACTAAATGAAGTTTCAGCAGAGATAGCTAGGATAAACGAATCGCAGATAAATTTAAGCGATAGAGTCGAGCGAACATATGTACGTTCACCTGTAAATGGTATCGTTAGTAAGTTGATGGTGCATACTGTTTCTGGTGTTATAAAACCAGGTGAGAGCATTGCTGAGATAGTGCCACTTGAAGATAAGCTAGTCGCAGAAGTCAAAGTCAAACCTGCCGATGTTGCATTTTTGCGTCCTGGATTACCAACTGTTGTTAAATTTACAGCGTATGATTTTAGTATTTATGGTGGCTTAGATGGCAACGTAACACAGATAAGTGCCGATACTGAAACAGATGAAAAGACCGGAGAGAGTTACTATCTAGTGCGTATAGAGACTGAGAAAAACTATCTTGGCAGTGAGGCAAAGCCACTTCGTATAAAGGTTGGTATGATAGTTTCGGCTGATATTATTACTGGCAAGAAAACGATACTTGATTATTTACTAAAACCTATATTAAAAGCAAAGCATAATGCATTAACGGAGAGGTAATGGTAGATTCAAAAAATGCTTATTATGATGGTTGTTTTTCAACATATAAGATATTACCAACAAGAAGCATAGAAAATTTTGTCATCATTCAAAATAGTGAAATTTGTGATCTAGTTAGTGATGAGATAGAGCAGTTTATTTTCGCTGATTGCACTAAAAATTTTTATCAAATCTCTGATATACAAAGAGATGTTTGGTCTATTGACACAGATGAGATAAAAATTGAAGATAAGATCATAAAAAGCATAAAAATAGTCATAAAAGGCTACAACGAGACTAATGATAATTTTAAATTTGATCTCGATAATCTTACTTTAAATGTGCCATATCGATACGCTATAACAAATGATAGCTTTGAAATGAGTATATTTTTAGATACAGAT
This portion of the Campylobacter anatolicus genome encodes:
- a CDS encoding HlyD family type I secretion periplasmic adaptor subunit, giving the protein MSEEIKNNENQPSEVTQDQDSQKLQLDVSERERIGNNVYNAVKDIRAGLQTKGYDSQDLKFMSSLSEAVLAKTPSNSKKILYTVAFTCFWLILWASYAEIDEITRGNGKIIPSGKNQAIQNLEGGIVEAILVKEGDEVKKDQVILRLDNKNFSSSYGESKLRLDELQAKFLRLDAEANDKVFEYNATRDTNNSKAIMYELSLYHSNMAQLDEQVGILSEQIRQRQSELNELYNKISQTQTSYSLMLKEKDIMDPIFKKGLVSEVEYLQLQRQLSGLKGELDAARLSVPRVESTIKEAQNKITESKLAFKNNAKKELNEVSAEIARINESQINLSDRVERTYVRSPVNGIVSKLMVHTVSGVIKPGESIAEIVPLEDKLVAEVKVKPADVAFLRPGLPTVVKFTAYDFSIYGGLDGNVTQISADTETDEKTGESYYLVRIETEKNYLGSEAKPLRIKVGMIVSADIITGKKTILDYLLKPILKAKHNALTER
- a CDS encoding DUF5416 family protein; its protein translation is MVDSKNAYYDGCFSTYKILPTRSIENFVIIQNSEICDLVSDEIEQFIFADCTKNFYQISDIQRDVWSIDTDEIKIEDKIIKSIKIVIKGYNETNDNFKFDLDNLTLNVPYRYAITNDSFEMSIFLDTDRDSVVSFLSTLECDFDSKINSNKNIIIYINDKIVYNKIFTN